The sequence GAAACAAGCCACTGAATCAtaatttattgatattattgAGAATGGATATACATGTATGTCAGACCTCAAAATATTGCAGTATTATAATCTCtagctttatcttttttttcccttgcatGTTGGAATAATTTGTTCTTATATTCAATTTCTTTCCCTCAATGAATCAGTAATGAGGCTTTGAATAGAAGTAAACAGCATATTGAGCTTATTGCAAACACTCTGCAACTGGAGGGATTTTCAAGAATTGATGCATTTGTCAACGTGGACACTGGAGATGTATAATTTTCATTGCACGTTCCGATTCCCATTTATAACACAAACTATAATTGATTTTACACCATTGTCAATTTCATTTTCTCCAGGTGTTGGTTATAGAGGTCAATACTGTGCCTGGAATGACACCTTCCACCGTTCTGATTCATCAGGTAAATCTCAAATAAGAAAATGATGCAACATGTAAAATCCAAATGAGAATGTTAGTAtggaaagatgaaaaaaataataatagtagtaataataaaaatttgctTTGATCAACGTTTGTAGAGCGCATGCAAGTTCTAACCTGTTGGGGCTTTATTTGTTCATGACAGGCACTAGCAGAGCAACCACCCATATATCCTCACCAATTTTTTCGCACACTGCTTGATTTGGGAACAGAAAGGTCTATCTAAAGTCCTTATTAAGGTTGGGAATGCtgcctttgttttcttttagaaaCTCTTTCTTAAATCACTGTGCTCACTTGTGAGCTTCTTGGCAAAGCATCTGTAAATGTTCAATCAGTATTAATGGCTGTATTTCGTATACAGATATAACATGCAGAAATCtcaaatgtatttttcttattaatgtcttttacttcctttttttttttttttaaataaaaataaattccctTTTTACCTACTTTCGTTTTTCACTATTTTACCTCTTTTAAGATGTGAATTCTAGTCCCTTGTTTTTTTTGACTTGGCCATAAGAAGTATCTACCTGcgcctttttttttgggtaagagtATCTTCCTGtaccctttttccttttttttttttttttttttttctttgggtgaGTAGTATCTTCCCGTACCTGCTATATTAACACAGTAAATAGTGTAATAattattctcattattattatataatgttaGGGAATTCAAACTGTCGCTTTGGGATGGCCGAATAGGAAACACACGTTGGGCTTTCCGAATTTCATCTTGTAATAAAGCCACTGGGTCGTCTAGGGACCAGAATCGactaaattttgaaaagttctGTTTTTGACCAAAGCAAATGTTAGAAAGTCGTCCGTTGGTTTTAGTTTTGTAGTAATTCCGAATCAATGTTTTAATACTTgaaattaagttttatttagagatttttttttttaacaattttatttcatctttatACAGTTCCATTTAAGGTGAAACAtcaaaaatatccaaattttttttttttgtgtttatggtTTTCAAACCCAACCATATGCTGTCAAAATCTCATGAATCTACCGATGGATATAATTGTCAACGTTCTTCGAAAACTCCGATTCCAATGCATTTTACCCAATTCCTGCCTTCCCAAATTGATGCTCCTAAAGGGAGTTTTTGTAACATCACAATAACTAAAAATATCCCATTTTTTCTATGGTTGATAGGCTGTTGGGTGCTTTAATGGGTTGGCAAGATCTAACATTCAGAACCCATTTGATTAGATGAAGCTGATATCATTGCAAGGGAAGACCAATTTCTCCGAGAAATGGGTCGGTGAATATCAGAAACCTTCAGTAATATCCAGCATTAATGGGAATGGTGTGATCCACGTGTACAAAATGGATGAAGATTGCTGAAATTATGGTAAACTAATTTTGTCAATGGTTTTTGGCTTCGGAATAATCACGATTGAGCAAATCATTGGCATTGAAGGCAGTTGGCAATTAATTTAGAttaaagaagaaaggaaaaggaaaaaaaaatgagaaattgaGAATTTTTGTCATTTCAAAGTAATAAAACTGCATAGtctgtcaaaaaaaaaagtaataaaactgCATAAAGTAAATTTGACAGTGTGATTAGaaattttctttacttttctcttctctttttttatttttttattttattttttatgaagttcttttttcttcccttaTTCAATGTATGTTGACTCTTCTATCCTTGGAGAagtacaaaatttaaatttcaaacttgCACTTTCAGTATCCCGTTCTTAGAAGCTTGTATTTGATTCATAAATCCGATTAAAACAGTTCGATTAAGTTAATCCGCAGGTCATGATCTTTCATAACAATAACATTCATGCGgctttttttatatacattttttgtaagaattttttttttttaatatttagtttTTGACCTTTCTCAATATAGTCTAAGTCACAATacgaatatatttaaataaattataaagtttgctagtaataattttttttttgacaataattaaaaaaaaaagtttcttttaATATGTATAAAGAGCCAATTCGATATAATCGAGAAATTGTAAGACGTAATagatgtaattaaaaaataaagtagattgtcccaataaatatatatatatatatatatattttttgtaaacagtttttttgttttttttgtttttttaaagcatAATGAAAAAATATGTTTGGTGGTAGCTGTTGTGAACGACAACAGAAAACAAGAAGAGTCACGAATGTTAGGCAAAGACACGTCTTTGATATATTTCCATTGATCTTTCCAATTTTCGGTAGGCAACGACACGTTTATGATATTCTTtcctagaaaaataaaacaaaattaaaataataataataatctttttatatgcttttgctttttgtttttcctttgagTTAGCTCAATATGAATTTATAACGGTTCATAAGGAACACACATAATTTGCAAATGTTTTACAACCAATATCCTAACTCCAAGTGCATGGGATATAAGCCAAAGAAACCGCACTGTCCTTTTGAATCTTGTTCATACtgttaaaaatattcaaaatttcaaaaacaaaaatagaaatagagaaaagaaaaacaatatctttgaaaaaggaaaagcatTTTCTAGCTTTCGTTGCTTTTTCTTAACTTGCTTTTTACACGTGTATATTGCTCTCTGATATCTAACTCAGATTTGCAAATCCTCCCAAAGACTTAAAAAGCTTAAAGAGACGGAGCAAAGCTTTTCCATCAAACAGATAATGTCCTCGGCAGAACCCAGAGgtacaaatacattttttttttctctcttttaatgGAAGTTCTTCAttctgttatttttttctttctttctttcttttttttttattttggttcatATTTCTGTTTCTATATTTATCATAATTTCGTCCGAACTTTAGATTGAACTAGGATGGTGCATCAGTTTTCTTTCTGGGTTTATGGAAAAATTCTATCTTTCTTCTTGTAATGCTTTGTTTGCttaggcatttttttttttttttttttttggttgtcattGGTTATGTCCGACATTCATACTGCGAAACTAATAGATGTGATGCAAGTTCTATAAAAACACAGATAATGTTTGTTTAAattactgttttagcctttgGGGTTGCCTGCCACTACTTGACACTTTGGTTTGAGAAGTTGATGTCTGGCTCTCTTTGTGGGGTAATTCATGATGATCACCATGTTTTAGTTACTTTATCCTTTTCTTAGAGAAAAATCATAGCTAAATAGTAGATGAACCAGAGTTTTTCTACCTTTTCTATTACAGGatttgaatttttcattgaaacaTGTCTAGATTTCCCTGCTCCGTGtgtctttgtgtgtgtgtgtttttcatcGAAACATGTATTGTTATGTACTTTTCTATTACAGGATATGAATTTTTCATCGAAACATGTTTAGATTTCCCTGCTCTGTGTGGTGCGCGCGcgcttgtgtgtgtgtgtgtgtgcatgtgtgtgtatgtgtgtatttTCATTGAGACATGTCATGTTATGTACTTTTCTATTACAGGATATGAATTTTTCATTGGAACATCTTTAGATTTCCCTGCtctgtgtgtatgtgtgtgcgtgtgtttTTCATTGAAACATGTCATGTTATGTACTTTTCTATGACAGGATatgaatttttaattgaaaCATGTTTAGATTTCCCTGCTGTGTGTGTGCTTGTGTGCGCTGCGTGTGCATGTGTCTGTATGTGTGTATTTTCATTGAAACATGTCATGTTATGTACTTTTCTATTACAGGTTACGAAATTTTCATTGAAACATGTTTAGATTTCCctgctctgtgtgtgtgtgtgtttttcattCATTGAAACATGTCATGTTATGTACTTTTGTCTTGCAGGATATGAATTTTTTCATTGACACGTGTTTAGATTTCCctgctctgtgtgtgtgtgtgtgtgtgtgtgtgtgtttcattGAAACATGTCATGGTTAAGTACTTTTCTTTTACAGGATatgaatttttcattgaaacaTGTCTAGATTTCCCTGCTGTGTGTGTTGCTTCTTTTGTTCATGTTACATTTAAGAAGTTTATCTATGAACTATAATTATCAGCAAAGCTATTCAgtgttaattttgaatttgcAAAGTTATTTATGTGTCTAAAAATTCTTAATTCAATTTGATTTGAAGGTTTCTGCCTCTCATGAGGCACAGCATGCTTTAAGCTTTCAACCTTCTCGGCAGGAATCCCCAAATAGATAGTTGAGGTGATTTAAAGGCCTTTTGAATTGCTTGAAGAAAGAAATCTGTTTTGGCTTTAAAATGACTCCAACCATTAGCACCGGTAGCTTGACTGAAGTTCGAGAAGAATTGAGTGCAGCCCAACAAGACTATAAGATGAATGGCAAAAATGCTTTTAATGTTTCAATGGAAAGGGGATTGCTGATTGATGAAAGTCCTAGAAGTGATAGCTTGTTATCTACGAATCCTAGTCAATTAAGGCTACAGAAATACAATTCTACTAGCAGTTCAATTTCCCCATCAGAAAAATATCGAAAAACTTATGAGGAAAGAGATGCAATCCCATTCTCAGTGTCTTCTTCAGCTGGCCAAGGCTTTTGTGGTCATGTACACAgcattatttctaaaaaaattgattgggGATCTATGAATAGCATGTGCAAAACATGGATCAAGGATCCTCTGAACATGGTCTTGCTTTTATGGATAGGTTGTGTTGCTGTATCTGGTGCAATCCTTTTTCTTGTAATGACAGGAATGTTAAATGGTGTCCTGCCTAAGAAATCACAAAGAAATGTTTGGTTCGAGGTCAATAATCAAATCCTCAATGCTCTCTTTACCCTCATGTGCTTGTACCAACATCCAAAGCGGTTCCACCACCTAGTACTTCTCATCAGGTGGAAGCCAAAGGATGTAACCACACTCAGAGAGATGTACTGCAAGAACGGTACGAAGAAGCCCCATGAACGAGCTCACATTATGGTAGTTATTGTGTTACTCCATGTGAATTGCTTCGCTCAATATGCACTTTGCGGACTTAACTGGGGATATAAGAGATCTGAACGACCTGCTGCTGGTGTTGGCATCAGCCTCTCTGTTGCAATTGCTGGCGCAGCAATTGCTGGTGTGTACACCATGATGAGCCCCCTTGGAAAGGATTATGACTTggaagttgatgaggaagcgcaGGATCAAATTCTCATGAATACCACTAGGCAAGCCAAGCACTTGGGATCATTTGAGAGGAGATTCTCATTTGCATCAAGAAATGAGCATATGTTGGTGGAGCATGAACCTGAATGGAATGGAGGGTTATTTGATATTGGGGATGATTTTTCTGTAGcttatttttctctcttctgCTGTATATGCCTTTTCGGGTGGAATATGGAAAGGCTTGGTTTTGGTAACATGTATGTTCACATTGCAACTTTCTTCCTCTTTTGCTCAGCTCCTTTTTGGATCTTCAATTTGGCTGCCGTCAATATTGATAATGAAACTATAAGGGAAGCATTGGGGTTAACCGGTGTTGTGCTTTGCGTGTTCGGTTTACTCTATGGTGGCTTTTGGAGAATCCAAATGAGGAAAAGATTCAACTTGCCAGCCAACAACTTATGTTTTGGAAAACCTGCAATTACAGATTGTGTGGACTGGCTTTTTTGTTGTTGGTGTTCTCTTGCTCAGGAAGTTCGAACTGCTGGTTCCTTTGATACCGTGAAAGATAAGATTTGCAGGAAGCAAACGCAAATGCACAGCCAACCTGCACTATCTCCTTTATCGCGTGAAGATGGAGCTATTCGTCAATTTAGATCCATCCCTTCCTCTCTACTTCGAAACAGTCCTCAGTTATCTAAACTTGGAACGGAAAGTTCCCAAAATCCAAGCACACTTTCGAAAGATTACTGTAGTCCTGGTGGCCAGCTCGATAAGGTGGAAGGGGAAGTTGTAGGCAACTTCATGAATCCCCCTATTCCATCCACAATACAAAGGGAGAATATTTCCAATGGAACTTGATGTTTTAAATTAGGAAGATATTCAGCCCTGTAACTTTTCAAGGTGGAgagaaatatatacatattgatgaTATTAGTACTAGTTCTTGTTTCATTCTTTTATCTACATAATTATAAGTAACATGGTTTTGAGCTGTTAAATGTTAGAAATATGagttttatttccttcttagTTTTAATGAACTTTCTGCTTAGACTGTTAATTCTTGAGATCTAAAAATACAAGGAATTAAAGGCAGAAAAAGTAAACCGAAAATAAAACATGGGACCAAAAAATGTTCAATAACTTATAGTGTTATTACATGTACTTGATTTGGATCTGATGAGAAAGAACTGTGATTTGGATCTGATGAGAAAGAACTGCATCTTCATCCAACAAAGCCAGTTGaaacataatataaaaaatatgtatgtGACCCATATAATTGAAAACCTGCAATTGGGTTCATAACGGAATTTTTTGTGCCTCAAAAAATGCATATTCTATCTTTCTTTATGTATTCTTCAAGACGATGTTCTAGTGAACTCCGAAGATAACTATTTTTCATGTAGAACTGAATAACTGATAACGTTGTAAACTAAGCGTCATCACATCTGGATTGATTTGACAGGGTCAATTACAGAAACTCTGCACGAATCAGTCTTAATTTCTTCGAAGCATACAAAAgcattggaaaaatatttacttcCCCAATAAGAATAATCCTAAGAATGTTGAATCAGAAAAGGGATTTGTCACACTCTTTTGCGTTGAAAATATGAAACTCTATACACTCCAAATCATATGAGTATCaggatatttattattattatttgtctaaATTACTGCCAGCTTCCCTTTCCGAACCCAACAAACCAGTTGGTGGAAGAAAGTTCTTTGGTCCATAAATACTTATTTGGCTCTGCTGGAAGGAAAACGACCCAAAAGACACATACAAGGACCTAAAATCTCACACTAACTTGGTCTAAAATGGCAGAGAATTAAACCGTGTAATATCTATCCTTTTGGACCACCAAAACGTCAAACTTAGCATGGCTCCACCACCATTGTAATATTATCACTTTTCATCATAAAACCCAAATCTAGAACATTGTACACATTAAAGTTTCATATATATCATCCAAAACCATAAATTATCACACATTTACGACCCATTAATCCTAATCATATCCACTTTCTACCCCAAAAACTCTGGATTATTAATTACcataatatataaaacatatgcatatatatatatatatatatatatatatatatatatatatatatatatatatatatatatatatatatatatatattttttttttttttttttttcaaagattttGACTTCGGCGGTTCTACAACTTCATAGAATATTCTAATACAATTTACAATTATCCCAATTAAAAAGTTGTAATCTTTGCACTCTTTTTTTTAAGTCTAAATGGCAAGCAAAAGGCCAGGCAAAGAGCGCCTAAAAAGGTCCCTAGGCTGACTCTGCCAGAGAGTGAGACTCTGATCATGCCCAATCTCCCATCTGGGAGGCCTTACATCTCTGACAGTGAGCCAAGTATTGAAGTACTCTCTGAACTGAGTAATAACACCATTTTTAAGCGTCCAAACATGGACCCAGTAAACTTTGGCACCTTCCCAACCCTCCACGATCACGCAGTCGCCGATGGCCGTGACGCTTCTGGGCTCGAACAGGAATGCCGTGTGGCTGGCCTCTCCGGTGAGGACCCTCATCATGTGGTTGCAGCGTGGAGGCCCGTGGAACCACCATTCAAGGTCGCTTGCTAGGAGTGATGCGGCTGTCTCTGTTTGTCCCTGTGCTAGCGCCTTGTAGAGTGTTTCCACTGTGGCTCTGTTTTCGAGTTCTTGTTGGTTTGGCAATGGAGATTCAACAATGGCTTCTTTAGCTGCCATTTTTTCTCTGTTATGGAAGTGAGGTAGACGAGTTTAGTTGTATTGTGTCACTAATTTTTAGGGAAATGGAAATGACGCTTTTTGCTCTTTTCTGTGCATGGAATTGGGTTTGGGGCTGAACCTATTTATAGCAAAGAAAATGGAGGGAGGAGGTGGGGggtagagagaaagagagagagagagaccgattaatttttttttttttaaattatataacccATGCTCTTAtagcatatctatatatagcaaaagaaaatagagagaggAGGTggggtagagagagaaagagaccaattaattttttttttaaattacaaattaccttaatcctattattttattattcaaaccTATGCTCTTATAGCATACCTATTTATAGCAAAAGAAAATAGAGGGAAGAGATGGGatagagagagggaaagagagaccaattaattcattttttcaaattacaaattattttaaattttattattttattattcgaATTCATAACCTCgtaatatagataaaaatacttaatctttaaattttatttttctattattataattttataggtAGAAATACTCAACTATTCGCCAGATCAATTATCATGTGATTTAGTGATGGCATGGAAGATCAAACGGGCTTGGATTTGGTACCCCTGCATACATGCATTGACTATGTGGGCTTCGCTTTCTCGATGTAACATGATTATTATaggtttttcaaaatataaaggaaaaaagaaccTTTAAAATACTTAATTCTAATAACCATGGCTCAATATAATCCTGAAATTCGGTGGAATGTTATAACCTatgcattattatatatataaatatagaaattGTTAGAACTTTAATTATGGAATGAGAAGATATTATATGTGCGGGTCATGACAGgattccattttctttcttttgttttttggtaatatcattatctcattttttgatttttaaagatGATATGCCATTACATTACTAGTTTAATGTAGATGGaaacacaaaaatgaagaaaaatatccCATTCATTATGTCATTTTGTATCCCTTTTAATAATCATATGCAATGTAAACTATCTATAATTATATACAgcgaaaatgttaaaaaatagtaaaataaacataaaaatcctatataaatattataatatatgcgatgataaattacttgtaatacaatattattcatATACCAATTACATAAAAAAGTTTAATGTTATGGAAACTATATCCTAACTTAAAAAGACGACACAGCACCaaggaagaaaagagaaattagTAACATAGTTATGTAGGTAACATTTTCAATTAaccaattaaaactaaaaattttgaaGAGCGACAATATTTATCATCGGTCACATGTTATCATATTACTCATTATAAATTGACAAATAATCCTTATGATATCATCTATAGAATAACTATAGACTATAGaagctaattatatatttttcttttctttagacTTATCAGCTATGTTAATTCTGAACTATGTTGATGGTTGCATTTtacttcttaattaattttttggtattttggtttttaaactTCAATTTGTGGTGCACTTTaacctttaaattttttagcaatttcaaaatttgcaaTGTACTTACTCcaacaataaactaataaaattagataatacTACAAGATCCTAATATATTTCATAAAGTGCATCACACGTTTTAAAACTCCTAGAAATAGTTTAAGATCTAGAGTATATCAAAAACTTAAAAGTGCAAATACCAaattgccaaaaagaaaaaggttcaAAAACCAAATTACAAGTACAAATATAGTTTAGAATCTAGGTGAGccaacaagtttttttttttttttttcccctaagaACATGTGTTAATTTACCTTGAAGATGatcttaaaataatataacttgtattttcaataataataataataatataacatttgTAGGAACTGGAATTAAACCATAAGAATTTTGGTTAAAAAGATctaaattgtaaattataatttataagttCATGTtcataatgatttaaaaatttttccttaaaataatcGTATAGTAGGCTATGCTTCTTGTGGGTAGAATTGGTGGAGGTTCTACTAATAATTGTGGATAGAAACAAGTTGCCGGATGACCAATAGACTTGAGAAAGTTCGTCATAtcactttaattttaattatcatatatgtaaaaacaaaattgtataTTCCATTATACTTTAGGCATCTTGTGCATAAATCGACCCTTTTGGATccttatatcatttttttttattttattttttggatcctTATATCTAGGTTTTTTTCCCAGTTGCAAGGCAAGAACCAAATTTTATATACGTAAAAGAAATTGAGAAACAATCGAACTAATCAACTCTTGCACTAAaaagttatataatattatgacAACCATAGAGTAGAACATAGAATCATGAAAGGCGATGACAGTTCCTAAATGGCAATGGCAATgagatatttatttttgaaataaggCTCCCAAATATTTGTCTTATACAACtgataattgtttttcttttttttttttagcatattctaatgcatatatataagtgTCCAAAGGAGCAAGTACCCACAAAAAGAcgttaaaaattttcaaaggaAAGAAGCTTTTCCTGgttaaaagtaaaacaatttaCTTCATATGGATAgtaataaatgtttttattcctgaaaagtacaataaaataattgaatagggataaaagaagaaccaaaagctttttttttttttttttttgggtaaaaaatatAGCGATGATTCCAGCTAGCTAGTGATTAACATAGAAATAGTTAATtaatagattaaaaataaaagacaaagaaaGTTTGTCAAAATCAAACGGACAGAGTTGAAATTTCTGATGAAGATGGATTCAAGTCATGAATAACCGAGTTTAGAgtaatttgtaattaaaaaaaaaaaaatagtctaaATTCCTAAAGGGAAGGATGAGGGAGAGTTTtgtcattttagaaaaatacatGATGTTGGAGTCTCAACTCTTGAGAAAAGGCCAGGCTGGAACAGGCAAGACTGAGTTCTTTTTGACGGCAATGTTTCGTCGTTTCAATAAGATTAAAACATCTCAGCCACGCTGTCACTTTCCGCGTGCGTGTCATTTATTACTATAGTACATTCCCACAaatatcctttatttatttatttattttttttgttttctttttagtatCGAATAGGGATTTGAATTCTAAGACCACcatctaaaaaacaaaaaaaaaaacaatgaatttGTTATCGGTCAGTCTCATGAGAGACACTTTTTCGAAATATATTGATCTGTtcgtttttatttaaaatttattaatcattattatctAAATTGTcttgtaatataataatgtCTACTtgaattaccttttttttaattaaattgacaAAAGAAAACATAGTCACAGACTTTCTCTCATATATTCTTTTTGTACCATGTTTCTACCACTCAATTCATAACTTATAGTACAGAGATACATAACAATGTTATCCccttcaataaaataaaactaattagcTTAAAACCTTCAATCAatatatcttaaaaataaataaataaataaaataaaataaaaactaactaATCGCCACAAGCCCAAAGTTTGGAGAAATTCGGTCCAACCTGGTTGATTTACAACCTCACGTAAATAAATACAAGCTACGTGTAAAATCTTCCATCAAAGAAAAAGCTACGTGTAAAATTTGCAAACATGGCCCATCTAATAAAATCAGGCAAAGTAGCCCAAATTTGGCGTGGACCCCCTTGTTACCTGTCCAAATCTTTTAGTTTCAAACCTAAcccacaaattattattattattatttagaatatatatatatatatatatataagcaatgTCTGacaattttttagatttttttaaaagaagatatcggttttgatatttatgtggacagtatatataataaaattaatatttattttaaaaaaatatctgttTTTTTGCGGATTGTACAGTAAAaccattctatatatatatatatatatatatatatatatatatatatatataatattttaaatcatgaaaattaaattaatttttaaaaaaaattcaagccaAGACAATTATTTTGTGTGCATAGCCAATAGGCATCCATTTAATTTAAGAGAACCAGTTGGATCCAACCAAGAAGAGAACACAACCTCCTCGTGTACATGGTGCTTAGACATTCCCTCTAAAGCCCTCTCaaagctttaaattttaaaccccacaacaaaataaatgaataataattttttgggcAATACAATGAACTAAATAAGCTAACCCATCATTTGCTGGATTCTTGAATCTTTGCTGTCTGATGGAACGTGTGGAAAACAATATCTTTGCTCCAAAatgcatttaatgttgttttatcGTTTTTTGCTTCTTTACAATATCCACTTCTCCGCCATCCGTCCATCGAATCcattgtatatattattgattttcccGGTAGGAGGAGGATCGTTTTCAagcttaaatttcttttctgaattttaagaatttttggaCATATTTCTTATGGATCTAGATCCAATCCCATTTGACCAATTTCTCAtatcggatttttttttttttttttccctacaacTTTATGCACAGTATGGGAATGCAAAATTAGGCGACAAAATTactcctaccttgaacataatTTGGCTCAAATTTTCGGTACAACTTCTCTACCATACAATATTGGGCGTGGTGTTGGTTTGATTGAAACATATGAAAATAGATCGACTACTAGTATCAATCAGCAAACCACTACagttcttttaacttttttatatgtttatatatatatattgaaaatgtcAGGATTCGAATTTAAAATCCTTATCCagataaacaataacaaaataattatgttatttttataaagatttaaaattaaaacaatataagATTTTTTACGTTATCATTGAATAGTATCATTTAGATAGATTTTAAgctgaatataaatatatatgataataaaatccattattcttaatctaatttgattaatttagatCCGATGGAACAAACTTGTTGTTTGAAATCTTGTCAAACATTAGTTATTGAGCCGCAATGAGATATTGTGCAGATGACGCCTATTCTTCTCCACcatatatatgaaattgaaCAATTCTATGAGTACCACCAACTGGTGCAAAATGGACTACTAGACTGAATGATATTAATCTT comes from Ziziphus jujuba cultivar Dongzao chromosome 6, ASM3175591v1 and encodes:
- the LOC107431282 gene encoding senescence associated gene 20, producing the protein MAAKEAIVESPLPNQQELENRATVETLYKALAQGQTETAASLLASDLEWWFHGPPRCNHMMRVLTGEASHTAFLFEPRSVTAIGDCVIVEGWEGAKVYWVHVWTLKNGVITQFREYFNTWLTVRDVRPPRWEIGHDQSLTLWQSQPRDLFRRSLPGLLLAI
- the LOC107431267 gene encoding uncharacterized protein LOC107431267, with product MTPTISTGSLTEVREELSAAQQDYKMNGKNAFNVSMERGLLIDESPRSDSLLSTNPSQLRLQKYNSTSSSISPSEKYRKTYEERDAIPFSVSSSAGQGFCGHVHSIISKKIDWGSMNSMCKTWIKDPLNMVLLLWIGCVAVSGAILFLVMTGMLNGVLPKKSQRNVWFEVNNQILNALFTLMCLYQHPKRFHHLVLLIRWKPKDVTTLREMYCKNGTKKPHERAHIMVVIVLLHVNCFAQYALCGLNWGYKRSERPAAGVGISLSVAIAGAAIAGVYTMMSPLGKDYDLEVDEEAQDQILMNTTRQAKHLGSFERRFSFASRNEHMLVEHEPEWNGGLFDIGDDFSVAYFSLFCCICLFGWNMERLGFGNMYVHIATFFLFCSAPFWIFNLAAVNIDNETIREALGLTGVVLCVFGLLYGGFWRIQMRKRFNLPANNLCFGKPAITDCVDWLFCCWCSLAQEVRTAGSFDTVKDKICRKQTQMHSQPALSPLSREDGAIRQFRSIPSSLLRNSPQLSKLGTESSQNPSTLSKDYCSPGGQLDKVEGEVVGNFMNPPIPSTIQRENISNGT